The genomic window CAATCACCTTTTGATGCAACAAATGTGTTCAGTTGTTATTAGCTTAAATggaaacagtttaaaaaaaagattctaTTGCTACGGTATTCAGGGTTCACAAATGTATTCACCTGCTATGCTACATTTGCATTTGGTAGCATACAGTAGACCTGGGaaccctgttttgcacttaaaGTATTCttaaactagatgattacccgcttcgccgggtaccggcttcgccgggaaaaagtagagaaagggagatctaaaaatagtaacgtgcagtgaccttcttaaaatagtaacgtagtaacgggaatatggattgacgccacacgaagggagatctaaaaatagtaatgtgcagtgaccttctaaaaatagtaacgtagtaacgggaatatggattgacgccacacgaaggaagggagataaacgtgcaaaacaaaacactggagaagataaggaagaattactgggaatggatatagtggatctacagaaaaaccaaaatcggttcagcgctgcgcgctgagagcacgtgttgatatatctcatcgatgaggttgtgtccggggtgtagctgaatacggtctccaaatttgaaaaagatcgaccaagaactttggccgtgcatcgcgaacagacagacagacacaagtcgtatatatatatagacaacCATTAGCATACTCCACAGAGCATTTGATAAtaatccatgattcaaacatgcttcgcaAGTGTCCGTTGCACCGTTaattaaagggcagctgtcgggttgcctggtctCAAAAATGTGCGGAGTCGCAtgcaaaaacgcgtttaagagttttccgagttgattcaactaaagactgttgatttggtccagaagaagacactttcatcattagtttgaaaccattaaaatgcgtgaaactttctgctagttctcacaatccgcaaaaaaacaaagcagttggcaggccgaaacgactcaaaatccgcgaccgacaactctgtcagcacaagaaagacgccgcagcgttagccttgctgtgacgtcactcgaggaagccgataaggccgctgtgaagtttacagtacaatgtagactacagctggacatctgtaatgctgtacgcgtgattgattcttgcacaaagtaaagtattatgatggtggtatcttctcaagacccacgttcccattttctcttctttgatctgaccgactgcaacctttacaagtcatttctaaagtggttcacatgctgttgctactcctccagtccacccggttaaaccataaagttgctcaaccacagaccctcgtgtcccttgtcagcagacactgtacacttatgaagaaggtccgcttgaggtgtcacaccaattaccgtgtacgtgtgaggtactgaattcaagacaaaagccaactctgtcggtgggaaaatctaggaaagagatgatgataatacatcttcagttactcactcaagtagatagacgagataagataaagggaagagagacggagacaaagatgaaacagtggatctagtgtggaaaatgggggaggggggttcggccgcaaaaaatcaaagatgaatctgtcaaactgtgtttgtgatggttatcgtgcgtgtgtgtgtgtgtgtgtgtgtgtgtgtgtgtgtgtgtgtgtgtgtgtgtgtgtgtgtgtgtgtgtgtgtgataacacgtatgtgtgtgtgtgtgtctgtgtatatgtatgtgtgataacacgtgtgtgtgtgcagtgtgtgtgtgtgtgtgtgtgtgtgtgtgtgtgtgtgtgtgtgtgtgtgtgtgtgtgtgtgtgtgtgtgtgtgtgtctgtgtgtgagtgtgtttgtgtgtgtgtgtttgtgttcctcgacgcgtgacaatatctgccaataagttgaacaaaaacagggttcaagtggaacaaaagcaggaggggaacggaagacatgttatgaactctgttttttactgcgaaattttggcctgggagaagtcaccccatcctaagtttctcttcacctacccgtgaagtatgcttgagggcttgactagacaacccgattgcgcccattacacggcataaagagagcaccattcaacccggccgattccgcggctgacgtcacgcgtccaagggaagtaattttcgagcgggctgcattgactcggccaagaatgcaaactttcttcgattaaagacattgtagcatgtctgaagtcttcggacttgtgttatcaagctgtcaaaatcaccaagtaacttttaagtatagtttcagttacatgataactcattctaaggaacagattttgagagccacaacccgacagctgccctttaagtttaccaatacatttaaaacaaatccttctttcaatgttttctgACAATAACTgcaatcatgtgtcaaaatactggatcggctttgggatgcgcttgtgaagaaaagtagtctaagAATTTTTCTCTGCGTATTTCTGACCGTACTGTACGTACTGActgtattctagacaatcaagcatacaaaatacagcgaaatcgtatgggttcccagatCTGATACACTGTCTATGCGTGCATCAAAATTCAGCAAATACCTGAAGTTTAATTTTGATGGAGTTCTACACACAGCAAACAGAAGATTCTGTAGACCCAATTTTAAGTATAACAaattaaagagagagaagagagagagagtgagaagagagagagagagagagagagagagtctcagagagagaagaagagatcAAGTTTCATCTGACCTCATTGTCTTCAAGGTCGATTGACTCCAGAAGGTCATGACCTTCCAACCCTTGGAGGCTGCGAATGCGATTCCCGGCCAGGTTCAGAACCTTCaagaaacaataaacaaatGTTAAACATACTGAAACAATATGATACACGACACCGCATAGTTACACAATCAAATTGTTTATCTATCGTAAGACATATGGCTTCACACACATTGTAATAAAATATGTAATAAAAGTGTTAACTTAGACCTGTAAAGAGTAGGAATAACAGTTGAacaaaacaagggtaaaagaaacACAGCTTGAGAAATGGTGGTTATACCTGCAACTGGTGCAATGTGTCCAGGTTTTCAATTTTCTTGATCTTGTTAGAACACTGCACAAACATGAAATGCACAGCTTTAGCAAGCGAATACACAGAAAAAAGTCAGCTCTAGAACTCTGGTAGGTAAAGTTACATGTACCTTCTAAAACTTGTATGGACTTCAAATGTAGATAAAAAATAGTCATCTATGTCTCCTTTCTGTACTAATTTGTCTCATGGGATTCGTAGCAATTTGCATGTTTCATACATAGTCAAGTACTGCTCATTATTATAGCTAAGATTAAAAATACATGTAGTTTTAAAACTGATAAGAATCAAACATATCACTTTTGTGATTTTAATATCTTTATAAATGTTTTGGGGGTTATATTTTTAACTCAATGGGGTGAGTTACCTATCTTAACACTAAGGCCTTCTGAATCCATGAAAACCTTCATATTCTCAGGGCCAGACTCCAAACAGTAGAACAATCCATGAAAAACTTGGTATTCTCAGGGCCAGACTCCACACAGTAGAACAATCCATGAAAACCTTCATATTCTCAGGGCCAGACTCCACACAGTAGAACAATCCATGAAAACCTTCATTATCATATTCTCAGGGCCAGACTCCACACAGTAGAACAATCCATGAAAACCTTCGTATTCTCAGGGTCAGACTGCAAACAGTAGAACAATCCATGAAAACCTTCGTATTCTCAGGGCCAGACTGCAAACAGTAGAACAATCCATGAAAACCTTCATATTCTCAGGGCCAGACTCCACACAGTAGAACAAAGTACAGTAAAATGTATACTTTATGAAGAGGAATCAAAGAAGACAGCGTCAGAAAAGGGAGTATGACAGCCTGGGTCTTCAAATGAGGGTGCCACTTAATATTAAGCCTGATATTAAGGGAAGAGGTGGCACGAATTTTTTTACTAAAATCCTTCCAAAATGTGTTTTGGGTTTCCTGCAATAttaggtactttgaacaccCTAGATTCATTGTGTcatgtttattttgtcaattgTATCGTATTTTTTGCAATAAAGTGATGAATTTCAAAGTGAGTGCACATGCATGAGTGATAAAAGTCAGAAAACTTGCTGAAAAATCGATGTTTTCAAGGGCTTGAAACAGCCACTTTTCTTCCAAGAAGACAAACTCGTTGCACTCGACACGATCCATCGGGAATTCCCGTTTGCTGGTGACGTCAACAATACCCCAAAATAGCCCGTTATTTTCGCTCAACTGTCAGAGCACAAGCATACTATCCGCGACAGGAATTCCCGGATTTGCAAGATTGACCGTCGATCTATGAGAGCTCTTCTCTGGTTGGTCATTGTAACTTACCATGGCTACTGGCGCATGCGCAACAAGCCTTATCCGCTGTAAACACAACATCGGTTTGTCGATCGAATTACACTACCGTCTATCAGTCGGCCAGCAATGTTCACTGCAAAATTCAACGATAGAAAGAGGTTTGTGGGGCAGGCATCGGGCAAGAGGAAGAAGCAGCTTGCATTAGCTCGAATAGCCGAACAAGAAAAGTCCACGGGCGATGAAAACGCGCCCCGCGAAGTTGGCGCAGCGGAGTGTGTCGTTTTGGATGGTGGAGGTGATGCACATTTTTCTCATCGACTTCAAGTCGAACCTCGGCCAGTGTTGTGCGATATACACGACAACCAGCAGGAAATAGAGGGTGCTTCTGCCTCTGCGAAGAAGCTAAGAAGATTCAGTGGTGCCGATGACTTGCAGAACGCACAAGTGCCAGCCGATGTGCCTGCTGAACCGAAACGTACATGGTGTATCGTTGAGTGTGGTCAGCTCAACTCGCTATTATCGGATGTGAAGTGCCCGGAATGCGAAGCAGGACATTTAACGATACGCGTTGGAGAATCCATGGGCTTGTCCCAAGAGTTAGCACTTTGCTGTGACAGCTGCCAGTACAGACGGTCAGAATTTTCTTCACCTAGAGAGAGCAACCGCAACCACATGAAGAATGTTCCCTTTGACGTGAACAAACAGATTGTCCTATACTCGCATGAGATTGGCAGTGGGTACTCAAGTGTGGAAAAGCTGTGCACAGTGTTTGGCATGCCCGTGATGAACAAAAGCTCATATCAAAGAATTGATAAAAAGGTCAATGCCAGCATCTTGGCCGTAACAAATGTCACACTGGTGGAAACTGTTGAGCATGTAAATGTTGCATACAGGCAGACCTTTCCTCAAGGTAGAGCAGATGTCCAGTTTGACGAAGAGGATGAAGACGCTGCCTGGGAAGAAGATGACGGTATTCTTTGGGTAGATGTTGCCTTTGATGGCACCTGGCATAAAAGGGGTTTTTCATCACATTATGGTGTAGGAGTGGTGGTTGACGTTCTCACTGGGTTGGTGCTCGACTTCTCTGTAAAATCCACCTACTGCCACACATGTGCCATGAATAAGGAGAAGTTGGAGGAGATGACCCCTGCCCAACAACTGCGATGGGAGCAGCAACACCGGGCTGAGTGCAGCATCAACCACCAGGGATCTGCAAAGTCTATGGAGAGGGATGCAGCGTTGGAGTTATGGGGAAGGTAAGAATATAATCTGTATACCCCCACCATAGCCTATCTTTTAATTTTTGAAGttcagaacagagagagagagagagagagtgcacgaAGATTCGATTATGAATTAGTAACAATAACAAAGTTCATTTATAGCCttttataacaaaacaagaacaaaacaatactactgtgaaaatattttgtaacacaacacctccccccccccccctttataaCTTTATAAGCAAATCCTGAACTCATAAATTGTGTTCTGCAAGTAGAGGTGCACAATTTGCTTGCCTACACAATGGGTTTTCTGATTTTTACTGTGCTGCAGGTCTGTTGAGCGTCACAACCTCAGGTACAGAACTATGCTGTCGGACGGAGATTCTACGGCTTTCAATGCTGTGGCTGCAGCTCAGCCCTACGGTCCCACACGTCCCATCACCAAGCTGGAATGTACCAACCACCTCCCCAAGAGAATGGGCACAGCTCTCCGCAAGGCAGCAAAGGATGAAAGGCTTggtggaagaggggaggggcGACTAACCAAGGAAAAGTGCCAACGCTTGCAAAACTACTTCCGTAGCGCGATCCTCAACAACCTTGAAGATCAGCGAGCCATGGAGCAGGCGATCTGGGCCACTTTCTTCCATGTGACTTCAACTGACGAGGACCCTCACCATGACAGATGTCCAGCTGGGTCAGCCTCATggtgcttttttcaaagagccAGGGCAGAAGAgcaaccaccacctccacacGCAGAGCACAACGGCACCGCCTTGTCCAGGGAAGTCTCGCATGCTGTTCTGCCCATCTACAGAAGAATGACCAATCCCATTCTTCTCAAGCGCGTGGCCCATGGCAAAACCCAGAACAGTAACGAGTCTCTGCACAATGTCATGTGGGGACACTGCCCCAAAGAAATCTTTGTTGGGAAAGGCCGGGTGGAAGCAGCCACCGCTGAGGCTGTTGCGAAGTTCAACAGAGGCAACTTTGCACTGGCACAGGTCATGGACCACATGAGCTTGCCAATAACTGATCTCATGGAGGCTGCTTTGGCCAAGAAAGACAAGGTTAGGATTCAGAAAGCAGAGAAAGCAACAGCTGTGGCCGCTGTGGCAGCCCGTAGGGCAAGATGTGCGGGTCGTCAACGCCAGCTGGAGCAGCAAGAAGACCAGGAGGGGGAGGTGTACGGAGCTGGACTGATGGGAGACGGGGGAGAATAAGTAACTGAACCATTTCAAGAAGTCTGTGAACAATACAGGAGCACTCATATCATCTTTATTTGGCCATCTGTCTTCATCTTTTTTACAGAAACATTTCACCAACTTTCAATCACCATTTTCTCAGAATATGATTTTCAAGGACGGTAACCACGCGACGAAGGTCTTCACTTCTCATCTACTTGTGGTAGACTACCAATTTTTTCACCCCAATCATTGTAAATGAATTCGCCCCGTAGTTACAGGAGCGCTTTTtcaaaaaaaattgttttttgttttttatgaatTAGAATAAAAGCCTGACATAGCATTTTCATGCGAAAATATAATGTcggccaatttttttttttttatggaaacTAAGGCTGATACTCACAAAAATGCTCTGTAACTACTGAGAAACGCTACTTGTGAGTTCATAACAACAAATATGAGGTTGTTAGCTTGAGAAATTTCTAAAATATCACGCTAGAGCTGAATAGGCCGTTTCAtgtttttttgtcaaaaatcGAGCGTTTTTACCCATAAAAAGACCCTCAGGCAATTTTTTTGCACAAATGAgtctttttatgtgtttttgcttgatAATACGTACAAATATTGCAAGAAAAAGTGCAAACATCCAGTAGAAATTTTTCGTGCCACCTCtccccttaaaggcacagtaagcctcccgtaaaccatcacagatactgtcaggcttttacacacagtacaaacacccttccatttgaatgctcaccgaacgggagcatcctaggtgccctacgtaaagagcgagcaattttcaaataattaattttgcggattgtctcctcacacaatcggaccgtacgtggtgcgttttgacgctagacctaacttttaaaatctaaataataaatagacagcttgttacacaaacattcttaaatcataaaagaattcttttttcatcaagacaagatcagtacaattcgaagttttgaaagtttgtaaaaagaaaagcccggaagcaaggtcgtggttctcgtagcagacgacggtttatgcctatcgccagttcctctgaacagtcaaaagccatcgctcgagttcttgtgaaccacagccgtttgtttcgtgcaaagtcagaggtacataataacgtgctattgcagataagctcacagcgatttaccaactgacgacaacattgtgaaaaagggaaataTGATCACAGAGCTAGGTtcactgttaggaaacgctgccgttgctgaagtttggttcagttttgtgcgttgcatgtagttgacttatttgtactttgtgggaaagtaccgatattatattttgtaaacacaatatttatgtttggacgagaatgcaggtgaactttctagtcctgtcaaaacaagttgtttaatACCacattgttttgagtcgtgggttcgtggcgttcgctcggattaagtgcgtcggcgcttttgatgtacgtcacagagaatgtcactattctagtccatggatagttcatctaattttagttgtatcatgttcggtctggaatattctcgagattgagtatttgctatataggccagcgcgatttatatgttaaaaagcttcaaccttgagttctgctacgatgtgcagttgtatgtatggaatgctaaataaatcctcgaactcaatttgacgattttttgtctgctgctgtgaagacgggccacgtagaagaacacaactatacgacatttgagaacttcgtcaatctcaagtgtcgtgtaagataaaccacgcaaaaataaattctttgaaaattggtcgctctttacggagggcacctaggatgttctcaagcggtgagtgtttaaatgaaagggtgtttgtactgtgtgtaaaagcctaacagtatctgtgatggtttacgggaggcttactgtgcctttaattgtgcaaagttgactttgcgaagtcgattTTGTGAAGTCcagcacaaagctttggcacttagtttttggtaaaaaaaagacttggcgaagtcAACTTTGGGCTGAATAGACGATTTTCAGACATAACTCCGtcgagtttgtatgggttgtggaagagttaccttttcttgcaaattGGCCGACAAACAGTGAAGGGACCAATCACTAGTGACAGGTGCGCCAATAACATGCggaggtcactctcccacaatccatacaaacccaacggAGTAATTTTCGGAACTCGTCTATTAAGGAAGGCCTTGAATGACACTGACGAGGTTGAGGTCCCTGAGGGGCAGCTTGTCGAGCCCCTGGATGGTCTCGATGTTGTTGTGCGCCAGGCTGAGCACATGCAGACGTCGACACTTCTCCAGGCCTTTTATCTCGCTGATCAGGTTGTCTGCATTGTGTCAAGGGTCattttcagtttcattctggtCAAATGTGTCCGCATACATGTATTGTAACAAGCTTACATAGCGCAAACCACGACAAATCATGCTCTCCGCGTATCaatgaataaaacaaacaagtttAACATTAAATGCATATAAACAATAACCTAAGAACCTGAATAGAACACCACACTTACGACAACACAACATGAACTTTGTAACAATATCGTCTGGGCATAACTATACTAACACAATAGTCAATAAATGTACAATAAAATGTAATCTCTTATTCACAAAACCTTACATTATTATGGCATCATAAACTCAAATTCTCCTTTTATACTAGTCAGTGCTAATGTCTACACATTTCACACTTTCTTTCCACTTCATCAAAATCATTGTCAAAGGATACTGTCGAGGACCAGTTTCTTGAGAGCGTGATGCGGAGACAGGTCCCCCATGTCGGACAGCTGGTTGTACGACAAATCCACTGACTGAAGGTTCAGCGGTGGAGTGAAATCCAGCATCTTGCTAATGTTGTTGTGGGAGGCATCCAGCGACAGGAGGTGGGGCAGTTTTCCCAATGGGGTCAGATCTGAAAGAGGATGTTTAGATAATGCTCAAAATCAACTAAAGTGTTTACAACTGTACAGACCCCATGAAGAAAACAACATACCTGTATTTgaagtagaaatgctgttgtgAAATATATTTGCAATAcatactttaaaggcacagtaagcctcctgtaaaccatcacagatactgttaggcttttacacacagtacaaacaccctttcatttaaacactcaccgcttgagaacatcctaggtgccctccgtaaagagcgaccaattttcaaagaatttatttttgcgtggtttatcttacccctgagccatcgtgaacccgtgtgatccagtttccctttttcacaatacagtcgtcagtttgtaattcactgtgagcttatctgcaatagcacgttattatgtacctctgactatgcacgaaacaaaaaacggctgtggttcacaagaactctagcgatggcttttgactgttcataggaactggcgatagggataactgctacgagaaccacgaccttgcgtgaccctgctttcgggcttttcttttttcaaactttcaaaacttcgaattgtactgatcttgtcttgatgaaaaaataattcttttatgatttaagaatgtttgtgcaacaagctgtcaatttattatttagattttaaaagttagctctagtgccaaaacgcaccacggtccgattgtgtaAGGAGACAAtcggcaaaattaattctttgaaaattgctcgctctttacatagggcacctaggatgtttccgttcggtgagcgttcaaatggaagggtgtttgtactgtgtgtaaaagcctaacagtatctgtgatggtttacgggaggcttactgccTTTAACAGAATCCTTGAAAGGCATACCTCACCTTATTTAGAATGAACATAACATTTACCTTTTAATGCATAGAACCAAAAAGATGCTCATACATTTGTGTTCTACAGTAAACATGCGTCTTTGGAATGTTATTGTGCTTGTCCCTTCTTTATAATTTGCTTGGAAAATGCCTAATCTATAAATAAAAACATTGGTTTTTGCTCTGAGTTAAATTTCCGGTTTCTTGCTACTGTGTGAAATAGGAAACTAAATTAAGTGTTAATAATGTACAACCTGTTATGGCGTTGTAGGGAATTTCAACCTTCTGCACGTGTACATACTCTCCCAGTACAGATATGTCCAGCAAGCTGAAACCCTGAAAAAACAGAAGCAGAAAATCTTAAAGTATGTATATATCGTGACTCATAAGTACTGTGAACATTCTGTTTCCTAATTATACAAAGCAAGCAATGCGGCACTCTATGACTGGCAGACCAAAACAGGAATGCTGAAGGCATGTGCTATAAAAGAATAGTTGCGGACACATTCAAAAGACTGCTTGGTGCTGAGAGGCTAGCACTGTGGAGCAAAGTCTGAAGTGCTTGGAGCAAAGTTGTTGTTGTGAGAGTTCTGCAAGGGCTTTAAAGCTTGTCCCAAACAGCTCTGTCACAAAATCAGCTTGACATgttgtaaaaaaagatttaaaaaaaatgcaataaTTTGCGGAAAGTGCCCCAAACATAGGCCCTGTGTGTCACTCACAATCAAAATCATACTTATGCTCAAACAGCGTCAACCTCAACCTAAATTTATcatcaataacaacaataactgaaatataaaatttaagagtaaattttcatttgattaatatacttacccaaatcTCATTGATAGTAATTTACTTCCGTTAAGTGCTTAAACGTTGAACACGCTTCCCTGGTTACACAAGGGAAGCCACTCCCCCAAAGAAAACATCACATAACCATGGTCACCAGACCACATGATCTATGAGGGTAGGCTCCCCTTGAAGCCACGTGACACGCGGCCGCCATATTGTAATCACTTCTTGACAAGCCTGAGCAAGTCTTaagcggggtaggcgggagggTATTTTGTATGAgatttgggtaagtatattaatcaaatgaaaatttactcttAAATTTTATATTATATTACATATTACTTCCCCAAATCTTATTAATAGCAGAATGCTAATAAAGGAGGAGGGTTAACTCACCCCGGGGATCTAGGAAGAGCCTGCCCGGCCATAACAACGGCTGGTAGGACGTTGCAACCATCAGAGCGGGAGCCCGCCACGTCTCTCAAGTAGTAGTTGAGGAAGACGTCATCGGATTGCCAGTAAGCGGCGCCCAGGACCTCAGTAAGCCGTCTGGACTTGAGTACAGCGAGCGAAGAGGCCCAAGCGCGGGTCTCATGTGTCCTCGCCGAGGATAGAGGCAGGATGAATTGAGTAGACTGCAACCCATTGTTCTGCTGCCACCACACATAGGCTTGTTTTATGAGTGTGGAAGCCCATTTTGCTAACGTAGACTTAGCaatgtctttgtttttggatgtgtttgttgataaaCAGCAACTTCTGACTACTGGCCCTAATGGGATTCGTGCGACATAAGTAAATGTTCAGAGCACGAACAGGGCAGTTAACAAGATCTGGATCATGAGGAGCTAGAATGTTAGCTAGCGGAGGTATCGTAATCAATGGAGATTGCTGATCGGGTCTCTGATTCTTAGCCAGGAAATCTGGTCTAAAGTTTAGTGATACGGAGCCATCTGATTGAAAAGCAATGTCTCTCTGGAGGCCGGATAAGGCATGAACCTCACTACCACGTctggccgtagccaacaaaagtaACATAAGTGTCTTTCGTGTTAGATTTGGTAAACTTGCAGCATGCAAAGGCTCAAAATCAGACGATCTCAAATAttcaagaataagaaagagatCCCAAGCAGGGACTGGTATTCTAGACTTAACGTCGGCAATCGAGGCGCCTTTCAGCACTGAAGCTATGGCACCGCCAAGATTGATACTATGTCCTAACTGTTTTAAAGTTGAGGAGATGGCCGATCTCCGAACTTTAGTTTAAGAGAAGCGGCCGAACAACCTTGTGAAGACATCCATGATAAATGGTTAGCGACGTGCATAGACCTAGGCGCTACTGGATTAACTTTATTCAAGGTACACCAACTAGTCCACGCAGTCCAGTGACAGGAATAGACAGACCAGGTCGAAGTTCTGTGAGCTTCCTGAACTAATGAAATAGTTAAGTCAGAAGCTCCAGCGCTCTTTAGTGCGTGCCCAACAACCTCCAGCCATGAAGCTGTAGAGACTGCGGGTTCTCGTGCAGAATGCCGGTTCTTGGTTGTAGTAGTTCTCCTCTGACGAGGTTTAGCGGCACAGGAGAGCCCTGAGACAGGCGTAGCAGATCCGGGTACCAGTGTTGGCTGGTCCACAACGGAGCTACAAGGATAAGGCAAGGACGTTCCAGATCGGCCTTCCGGAGCACCTTCCCGAGCAAGGAAGGTGGAGGAAACGCGTAGGCCGACCAATCCAACTCCAGGACGTTCATTGCCCATGCCTCTGGATCCGGAAACGGGGAGACGAAGAGAGGTAGTCTCTTCGAGAACCGAGTCGCGAACAGGTCGATCAATGGTTTGTCGAACAGAGCCCAAAGGCGTTGCAGAGCCTGATGGGTGATGGTCCATTCCGTGTGAACCACCCGCGAAGACCGGCTCAGTGCGTCTGCCAGAACGTTCAGACTGCCTGGAAGATGCTTCGCGGACAACGTGATCTGATGCTGCTGGCACCAGACCAGAATCTGACAAGCACGAAGCGACAGGGAGGGAGAACGAACCCCGCCCTGATTGTTGAGATAGGCCGCAACAGTGGTGTTGTCCGTGAGG from Littorina saxatilis isolate snail1 linkage group LG4, US_GU_Lsax_2.0, whole genome shotgun sequence includes these protein-coding regions:
- the LOC138963694 gene encoding uncharacterized protein, which gives rise to MFTAKFNDRKRFVGQASGKRKKQLALARIAEQEKSTGDENAPREVGAAECVVLDGGGDAHFSHRLQVEPRPVLCDIHDNQQEIEGASASAKKLRRFSGADDLQNAQVPADVPAEPKRTWCIVECGQLNSLLSDVKCPECEAGHLTIRVGESMGLSQELALCCDSCQYRRSEFSSPRESNRNHMKNVPFDVNKQIVLYSHEIGSGYSSVEKLCTVFGMPVMNKSSYQRIDKKVNASILAVTNVTLVETVEHVNVAYRQTFPQGRADVQFDEEDEDAAWEEDDGILWVDVAFDGTWHKRGFSSHYGVGVVVDVLTGLVLDFSVKSTYCHTCAMNKEKLEEMTPAQQLRWEQQHRAECSINHQGSAKSMERDAALELWGRSVERHNLRYRTMLSDGDSTAFNAVAAAQPYGPTRPITKLECTNHLPKRMGTALRKAAKDERLGGRGEGRLTKEKCQRLQNYFRSAILNNLEDQRAMEQAIWATFFHVTSTDEDPHHDRCPAGSASWCFFQRARAEEQPPPPHAEHNGTALSREVSHAVLPIYRRMTNPILLKRVAHGKTQNSNESLHNVMWGHCPKEIFVGKGRVEAATAEAVAKFNRGNFALAQVMDHMSLPITDLMEAALAKKDKVRIQKAEKATAVAAVAARRARCAGRQRQLEQQEDQEGEVYGAGLMGDGGE